A part of Magnetospirillum sp. ME-1 genomic DNA contains:
- a CDS encoding DUF4910 domain-containing protein: protein MTSDIANVIEGFDRDAAVAAADGLLRELFPICRSITGDGVRQTLRRLAETTPLDIHEVPSGTQVFDWQVPDEWNIRDAYIADSGGRRIIDFRRSNLHVVSYSEPIDREMDFPELREHLHTLPAMPDAIPYRTRYYSRGWGFCLSQNQCDAMDPAERYRVVIDSTLAPGSLSYGERRLSGHDGDGGEYLISTYCCHPSLANDNLSGVVLWTLLLRALEGRRLRHSYRFIVIPETIGAITYLARNADACLGISGGYVLTCVAGPGPFAYKRSFTSLTGGQSMVDRAALLSLRERNLEFIDHPFDINGSDERQYSQPHWRIPVGSICKDKYYDYHEYHTSADNLDFVSAESLADTLEIYLSVIEKLELNCAYRSLMPYCEPMLGRRNMYPSTGGAMHQGAAAGSHTGLQAVRMRPELESILWTMQAADGSTDLMALAERTGFAVRQLAATAERLVEHGLLERIGGR, encoded by the coding sequence ATGACCTCGGATATCGCAAACGTCATCGAAGGCTTTGACCGGGACGCGGCGGTCGCGGCGGCCGACGGCCTGCTGCGGGAACTGTTCCCCATCTGCCGTTCCATAACCGGTGACGGCGTGCGTCAAACCCTGCGCAGACTGGCGGAAACGACGCCCCTGGACATTCACGAGGTCCCCTCCGGCACCCAGGTGTTCGATTGGCAGGTTCCCGACGAATGGAATATCCGCGACGCCTATATCGCGGATTCGGGCGGGCGGCGGATTATCGATTTCCGCCGTTCGAACCTGCACGTGGTCAGCTACAGCGAACCGATCGACCGCGAGATGGATTTTCCGGAACTTCGCGAGCACCTGCACACGCTGCCGGCCATGCCCGACGCCATCCCCTACCGCACCCGCTACTACAGCCGTGGTTGGGGCTTCTGCCTCAGCCAGAACCAGTGCGACGCCATGGATCCTGCGGAGCGTTACCGGGTGGTGATCGACTCGACCCTGGCGCCGGGAAGCCTGAGCTACGGCGAGCGGCGGCTTTCCGGCCATGACGGCGACGGTGGCGAATACCTCATCTCGACCTATTGCTGCCATCCCTCGCTGGCCAACGACAACCTGAGCGGCGTGGTGCTCTGGACCCTGCTGCTCCGGGCTCTGGAGGGGCGCCGGTTGCGCCACTCCTATCGTTTCATCGTCATTCCCGAAACCATCGGGGCCATAACCTATCTGGCGCGCAACGCCGATGCCTGTCTCGGAATATCGGGTGGTTACGTTCTGACCTGCGTCGCGGGCCCCGGTCCGTTTGCGTACAAGCGCAGTTTTACCTCCCTGACCGGCGGGCAATCCATGGTGGACCGCGCCGCGCTGCTCAGCCTGCGCGAGCGCAATCTGGAATTCATCGACCATCCCTTTGACATTAATGGTAGCGACGAGCGGCAGTACTCCCAGCCCCATTGGCGTATTCCGGTGGGAAGCATCTGCAAGGACAAGTACTACGACTATCACGAATATCACACATCAGCAGACAATCTCGATTTCGTTTCGGCTGAATCCCTTGCCGATACTCTTGAGATTTACTTGTCGGTGATAGAAAAATTGGAATTGAACTGCGCCTATCGTTCGCTCATGCCGTATTGTGAGCCCATGCTGGGGCGCCGCAACATGTACCCCAGCACAGGAGGAGCGATGCATCAGGGGGCCGCCGCCGGCAGCCACACCGGCCTGCAAGCCGTCAGGATGCGCCCCGAGCTGGAAAGCATCCTTTGGACAATGCAGGCCGCCGATGGCTCGACAGACCTGATGGCACTGGCCGAACGGACCGGTTTTGCCGTGCGCCAACTGGCGGCAACGGCTGAAAGGCTGGTCGAGCACGGGTTGCTTGAACGGATTGGGGGGCGTTGA
- a CDS encoding polysaccharide biosynthesis protein, whose translation MITERLARLTGHAGSRFHSDMEDNAAELAEAIGGKRILVIGAAGSIGSAFVRQLVRFKPRGLHLVDINENNLVEVVRDLRSSLLPVPDDFVTTSIDFASLEFQRYAEAAGSFDAFLNFSALKHVRAERDVFSLMRMVDVNVRALHHYLRSPAGRRLGRAFSVSTDKSVCPANLMGATKNLMEQVLFASDSTVPATTARFANVAFSAGSLLEGFERRLEKRQPLSAPADVRRYFMTHEEAGQLCLLAGFLADDHEVFCPKVDAGLDVLRFDEIAVMLLESRGLKPLLCASEDEARRTVPTSTHWPCWFAPSDTTGEKPQEEFFRDGDVVDYRRFTSIAAAREAVADPAALDAFLTEFQRLRSLTTWSKADLAAAITAAVPDLLHVERHRNLDQKM comes from the coding sequence ATGATCACGGAAAGACTTGCACGCCTCACCGGCCATGCGGGGTCGCGTTTTCATTCGGATATGGAAGACAACGCGGCGGAATTGGCCGAGGCCATCGGTGGCAAGCGGATTTTGGTCATTGGGGCGGCGGGCTCCATCGGCAGCGCTTTCGTGCGCCAGTTGGTCCGCTTCAAGCCCCGTGGACTGCACCTCGTCGATATCAACGAAAACAATCTGGTCGAGGTCGTGCGCGACCTGCGCTCGTCGCTGCTGCCGGTACCGGACGATTTCGTCACAACCAGCATCGATTTCGCTTCGCTGGAATTCCAGCGCTATGCCGAGGCCGCGGGATCGTTTGACGCCTTCCTTAACTTCTCTGCCCTGAAGCATGTCCGTGCCGAACGCGACGTCTTCAGCCTGATGCGAATGGTCGATGTCAACGTCCGTGCCCTGCACCATTATCTGCGCTCGCCGGCCGGGCGTCGGTTGGGCCGTGCATTTTCGGTCTCCACCGACAAATCGGTCTGCCCGGCCAACCTGATGGGCGCCACCAAGAACCTGATGGAACAGGTACTGTTCGCCAGCGACAGCACCGTGCCTGCCACCACCGCCCGCTTCGCCAATGTGGCGTTTTCGGCTGGAAGCCTGCTGGAAGGGTTTGAGCGGCGGCTGGAGAAGAGACAACCCCTCTCTGCCCCCGCTGACGTGCGCCGCTATTTCATGACCCACGAGGAAGCCGGGCAATTATGCCTGCTGGCCGGTTTCCTCGCCGACGACCACGAAGTGTTCTGCCCCAAGGTCGATGCCGGACTGGATGTGCTGCGGTTCGACGAAATCGCCGTGATGCTGCTGGAATCACGCGGCCTCAAGCCCCTTCTCTGCGCTTCCGAGGACGAAGCCAGACGCACCGTCCCCACCAGCACACATTGGCCGTGCTGGTTCGCGCCGTCGGATACGACCGGCGAAAAACCGCAGGAGGAGTTTTTCCGGGACGGCGACGTGGTCGATTACCGCCGCTTCACCTCCATCGCCGCGGCACGGGAAGCGGTGGCTGATCCGGCCGCACTGGATGCCTTCCTCACCGAATTCCAGCGCCTGCGGTCTCTCACCACCTGGTCCAAGGCCGATCTCGCCGCCGCCATTACCGCAGCCGTTCCCGATCTCCTCCACGTGGAGCGGCACCGCAATCTCGATCAGAAGATGTAG
- a CDS encoding B12-binding domain-containing radical SAM protein, whose protein sequence is MKTMIVTTPIRPVPTNFPPIGALSIIKYLRKRGIDDVEFYNIDANRPAYQAALEHIVAAAPAVLGISAVVSTAYAYVKRLSLDVKARLPDCLIVVGGNLAASAEILLKKTGTDLCVLGEGEVVFHDIVCRAAETRIPTAFVDITGLALLKDGRMVNTGYREQLNAPEVYDFDWADLAEASDISRFIFPAFSPEGSPIGWATNDPRAYEPHRRDKLLATLSVGKGCVAKCTFCHRWDKGIRHIPVDILMGRLEELIAHYNVGFVEMHVETFGADKRWLKEFCERIKPYDLLWSVGGIRTNTVTPEVVALMKGAGCARMVCGNETGSETMLKVMEKKVDLADNYNAARWIVEAGLDSIVQLVLAMPGESPTTVAETIAYCQEAMTLSPIQNPNDLSINYAQALPGTPLYEYARRTGLMKADLDGEEGYLLAISDRDAHDETTSLNFTDYPSLVTRTWRPLITVETNYAYVRKYGLKHYYHVLAAHMAGRPTAPIDSGYFANPKRLIDTSQTTTRPPSAIKLALRGQFGLAMIWHPVLFHHLRHLLPVLVFVKALRDGGIREVTHLLREYINFYLGRSRRLPQPATSLRKVVEEMGTMPDDSDAMTPLRKGR, encoded by the coding sequence TGGCGGCGGCGCCCGCCGTTCTCGGCATCAGCGCCGTTGTGTCGACCGCCTATGCCTATGTGAAGCGGCTCAGTCTCGACGTGAAGGCCCGCCTGCCCGATTGCCTGATCGTAGTGGGGGGCAATCTGGCCGCCAGCGCGGAAATTCTGCTGAAAAAGACAGGTACTGATCTCTGTGTCCTCGGCGAGGGAGAGGTCGTCTTCCACGATATCGTGTGCCGGGCGGCCGAAACCCGGATCCCGACGGCATTCGTCGATATCACCGGCCTGGCCCTTCTCAAGGACGGCCGAATGGTGAATACGGGCTATCGCGAGCAATTGAACGCTCCCGAGGTCTACGACTTCGACTGGGCGGACCTGGCCGAGGCCAGCGATATCTCCCGCTTCATCTTCCCAGCCTTCAGTCCCGAAGGCAGCCCGATCGGCTGGGCCACAAACGATCCGCGTGCCTACGAGCCCCATCGCCGGGATAAACTGCTGGCCACCCTGTCGGTCGGCAAGGGTTGTGTCGCCAAGTGCACCTTCTGCCATCGCTGGGACAAAGGTATCCGCCACATTCCGGTCGATATCCTGATGGGCCGGCTGGAGGAGCTAATCGCACATTACAATGTCGGCTTCGTGGAAATGCACGTCGAGACCTTCGGCGCCGACAAACGCTGGCTGAAGGAATTTTGCGAACGCATCAAGCCCTATGACCTGCTCTGGTCGGTGGGCGGCATCCGCACCAACACGGTCACGCCCGAAGTGGTGGCGTTGATGAAGGGTGCCGGCTGCGCCCGCATGGTCTGCGGCAACGAAACCGGCAGCGAGACCATGCTGAAGGTCATGGAAAAGAAAGTCGATCTCGCCGACAATTACAATGCGGCCCGCTGGATCGTCGAGGCCGGCCTCGATTCCATCGTCCAACTGGTCTTGGCCATGCCGGGCGAGAGCCCGACCACGGTGGCCGAAACCATTGCTTATTGCCAAGAGGCGATGACCCTGTCGCCCATCCAGAATCCAAACGACCTGTCCATCAATTACGCCCAGGCGCTGCCAGGGACCCCACTCTACGAATACGCCCGGCGTACGGGGCTGATGAAAGCCGATCTGGACGGGGAAGAGGGCTATCTGCTGGCGATTTCAGACCGCGACGCCCACGACGAAACCACCTCCCTCAATTTCACCGACTATCCCAGTCTGGTGACCCGCACCTGGCGCCCACTGATAACGGTGGAAACCAATTACGCCTACGTCCGAAAATACGGATTGAAGCATTATTATCACGTGCTGGCCGCCCATATGGCCGGTCGGCCGACCGCCCCCATCGATAGCGGCTACTTCGCCAATCCGAAGCGCCTGATCGATACCTCGCAGACCACCACCCGCCCCCCCTCGGCCATCAAGCTTGCGCTGCGCGGCCAGTTCGGCCTTGCCATGATCTGGCATCCCGTACTGTTCCACCACCTGCGCCACCTGCTGCCCGTACTGGTTTTCGTCAAAGCATTGCGCGACGGCGGCATCCGCGAAGTGACCCATCTGCTACGGGAATATATCAATTTTTACCTTGGCCGATCCCGGCGACTACCTCAGCCTGCGACATCCCTGCGGAAAGTGGTCGAAGAAATGGGCACCATGCCTGATGACAGCGATGCCATGACCCCCCTGCGCAAAGGGCGCTGA
- a CDS encoding cytidylyltransferase domain-containing protein translates to MTSVVALVQARMGSTRFPGKMLAPFQGRPLLEWVLTRLRRARSLDRVVLATSQFERDDPLAKLAENLGVAVFRGSEYDVLGRFAAAAQAFEATTVVRICADNPLVAPEACDLAVDSFLRERPDYAFNHIPRLGNQWPDGLGVEVLDAGLLRRQAETTADPRHREHVTAWIWDQPERWRILAVPCPEEWRDPEGRVRLDVDRPEDLAALDAAFPGLTPESGIDGILDGWRRRTL, encoded by the coding sequence TTGACCTCCGTCGTCGCCCTGGTCCAGGCCCGCATGGGCTCCACCCGTTTTCCAGGCAAGATGCTGGCGCCGTTTCAGGGCCGTCCGCTTCTGGAATGGGTGCTGACCCGCCTGAGGCGGGCTCGCAGTCTGGACCGGGTGGTGCTGGCCACCAGCCAGTTCGAGCGCGACGACCCGTTGGCGAAGCTGGCCGAAAATCTGGGTGTTGCGGTCTTTCGCGGCAGCGAGTACGACGTGCTCGGCCGGTTCGCCGCCGCCGCCCAGGCCTTCGAGGCCACAACCGTCGTCAGAATCTGCGCCGACAATCCACTGGTGGCACCCGAAGCCTGCGATCTGGCGGTGGATTCATTTCTGCGCGAACGCCCCGACTACGCCTTCAACCACATTCCCCGGCTGGGCAACCAATGGCCGGACGGCCTGGGCGTCGAGGTCCTGGACGCCGGCTTGCTGCGGCGTCAGGCCGAGACCACCGCCGATCCCCGCCACCGCGAGCACGTCACCGCCTGGATCTGGGACCAGCCGGAACGCTGGCGCATCCTGGCGGTGCCATGCCCCGAGGAATGGCGGGACCCGGAGGGACGGGTGCGCCTCGACGTGGACCGGCCCGAGGACCTGGCGGCCCTGGACGCCGCCTTTCCCGGCCTGACACCGGAGAGTGGGATCGACGGCATCCTCGACGGCTGGCGACGGCGAACATTATGA
- a CDS encoding MBOAT family O-acyltransferase, translating to MLFNSYEFILAFLPLSLIGFYGLSRLGVTAAKLFLALASLFFYAHWNISYLPILLGSIAFNWTASTAILARAGKPKARRLLYAAVAVNLGALAFYKYWDFLAGLTAGDLAAHATVAAIPLGISFFTFTQIAFLADAARGEVSDHTPLNYLLFVTVFPHLIAGPILHHRDMMPQFARPETYRADPQRMAQGLTLFALGLGKKVLLADSVVAYADPVFAAANPTLVEAWCGALAYTLQIYFDFSGYSDMAVGLGLLFGIRLPINFASPYRASSIIEFWRRWHISLSLFLRDYLYVPLGGNRRGPARRWVNLMATMVLGGLWHGANLTFVAWGALHGLALIVNHGWRSLRKGVPGRLERTAGHALTLVTVMVAWVFFRADNLPGALNVLRGLSGLNGVVLPSTYAGYPVVGALAELGIRFDAPSAFAFQGISELLVLGALLALAVAAPNTQAIVLDEPTDPGPRLNFSPNRWWAAATAVILAAGMIGLSSQSPFLYFQF from the coding sequence ATGCTGTTCAATTCCTACGAATTCATCCTGGCCTTCCTGCCGCTCTCGCTGATCGGCTTTTATGGACTGAGCCGGCTTGGCGTCACCGCCGCAAAGCTGTTCCTGGCGCTGGCTTCGCTGTTCTTTTACGCCCACTGGAACATCAGTTACCTGCCCATCTTGTTGGGCTCCATCGCCTTCAACTGGACAGCCTCGACGGCCATCCTCGCCCGGGCTGGAAAGCCGAAAGCCCGCCGGCTGCTGTACGCGGCGGTGGCGGTCAACCTTGGGGCGCTGGCTTTTTACAAGTACTGGGATTTCCTGGCCGGTCTGACGGCCGGCGACCTGGCGGCCCACGCCACCGTCGCCGCCATTCCCCTGGGCATCTCGTTCTTCACCTTCACCCAGATCGCCTTTCTAGCCGATGCCGCGCGCGGCGAGGTCAGTGACCATACACCTCTCAATTATCTGCTGTTCGTCACGGTCTTTCCCCATCTGATCGCCGGCCCGATCCTGCATCACCGGGACATGATGCCGCAATTCGCCCGCCCCGAGACTTATCGCGCCGATCCGCAACGAATGGCCCAGGGTCTAACCCTGTTCGCCCTGGGTCTCGGCAAGAAGGTCCTGCTGGCTGATTCGGTGGTGGCCTATGCGGACCCCGTCTTTGCCGCCGCCAATCCCACCCTGGTCGAAGCATGGTGCGGCGCATTGGCTTATACCTTGCAGATTTACTTCGACTTCTCCGGCTATTCGGACATGGCGGTGGGACTTGGCCTGTTGTTCGGCATCCGCCTGCCCATCAATTTCGCCTCACCCTACCGGGCCAGCTCGATCATCGAGTTCTGGCGGCGGTGGCATATCAGCCTGTCCCTCTTCCTGCGCGATTACCTGTATGTGCCGCTGGGCGGCAACCGGCGAGGACCGGCGCGGCGGTGGGTCAACCTGATGGCCACCATGGTGCTGGGTGGGCTCTGGCACGGCGCCAACCTGACCTTCGTGGCGTGGGGAGCGCTGCACGGGCTGGCCCTGATCGTCAATCACGGCTGGCGAAGCCTGCGCAAGGGTGTTCCCGGCCGGCTGGAGCGAACCGCCGGCCACGCATTGACCCTGGTCACCGTGATGGTGGCCTGGGTGTTCTTCCGGGCCGACAATCTGCCCGGCGCCCTGAACGTCTTGCGTGGCCTGTCCGGCCTGAACGGGGTGGTACTGCCGTCCACCTATGCCGGATATCCGGTCGTGGGCGCGCTGGCGGAACTGGGAATCCGGTTCGACGCGCCGTCGGCCTTTGCCTTCCAGGGTATCTCCGAACTTCTGGTTCTGGGCGCGCTATTGGCCCTGGCCGTAGCGGCGCCGAACACCCAGGCCATCGTTCTCGACGAACCCACAGATCCGGGCCCGCGTCTGAATTTTTCCCCCAATCGCTGGTGGGCCGCGGCAACGGCGGTCATATTAGCGGCGGGAATGATCGGCCTGTCGTCGCAATCGCCGTTCCTGTATTTCCAGTTCTAG
- a CDS encoding aminotransferase class I/II-fold pyridoxal phosphate-dependent enzyme, whose translation MIPLCTPSLDGNEARYLQECISTTFVSSVGPFVDRLEAMVSTATGACGAVATSSGTTGLHVALTAIGVGPGDLVIMPTYTFIASANAISHCGAQPWLMDITANSWTLDPALLERELASATRRDGGRLIHTASGRRVAAILPVYTLGQPADMDTICAIARVYDLKVVADAAAALGATYKDRPLAQCGADLSVISFNGNKTVTAGGGGAVIGNDSDLVKRVRHLTTTARIGGDYLHDQVGFNYRLTNINAAVGCAQLERLDDLVAAKRRIRSRYNGALGSLPGVSPFPRPDWSNGADWFSGIVLAPPALTTDQARERIRAAGIEARPFWRPMHHQPPYEHCLATAMPVSDDIWPRVLTLPCSTHLSEADQDRVIAAVQEILS comes from the coding sequence ATGATTCCGCTTTGCACGCCCAGTCTTGATGGCAATGAAGCGCGGTATCTGCAGGAATGCATCAGCACGACCTTCGTGTCATCGGTCGGCCCCTTCGTCGATCGACTGGAAGCCATGGTCTCCACCGCCACCGGAGCGTGCGGCGCCGTCGCCACCTCCTCTGGCACCACCGGATTGCATGTGGCCCTGACCGCCATCGGGGTGGGACCGGGCGATCTTGTGATCATGCCCACCTACACCTTCATCGCCAGCGCCAATGCCATTTCCCATTGCGGCGCCCAGCCCTGGCTTATGGATATTACCGCCAACAGCTGGACCCTCGACCCGGCTCTGCTGGAGCGGGAACTGGCGAGCGCCACCCGCCGCGATGGCGGGCGCCTGATCCATACCGCCAGCGGCCGCCGCGTCGCCGCCATCCTGCCGGTCTACACTCTGGGCCAACCCGCCGACATGGACACCATCTGCGCCATTGCGCGGGTCTATGACCTCAAGGTTGTGGCGGATGCCGCCGCAGCGCTTGGCGCCACCTACAAGGATCGTCCACTGGCCCAATGCGGCGCAGACCTTTCGGTGATCTCTTTCAATGGCAACAAGACGGTGACGGCCGGCGGCGGCGGTGCGGTGATCGGCAACGACAGCGATCTGGTCAAGCGGGTTCGCCATCTCACCACCACCGCCCGCATCGGCGGCGACTATCTGCACGATCAGGTCGGCTTCAATTACCGTCTGACCAATATCAACGCCGCCGTAGGCTGCGCGCAACTGGAACGACTCGATGATCTGGTCGCAGCCAAGCGCCGCATTCGCAGCCGTTACAATGGCGCGTTGGGCAGCCTGCCCGGCGTGAGCCCGTTTCCCCGCCCCGACTGGAGCAATGGTGCCGACTGGTTCTCCGGCATCGTCCTGGCGCCGCCCGCCCTGACGACCGATCAGGCGCGCGAGCGCATACGGGCCGCCGGCATCGAGGCACGCCCGTTCTGGCGCCCCATGCACCATCAGCCGCCCTACGAGCATTGCCTCGCCACCGCCATGCCGGTCAGCGACGACATCTGGCCCAGGGTGCTTACGTTGCCCTGCTCCACTCATTTGAGCGAGGCGGATCAAGACAGAGTGATCGCCGCTGTGCAGGAAATTTTGTCATGA
- a CDS encoding iron-containing alcohol dehydrogenase family protein: protein MRITKTVGQYLFGPGSFDHLDSVIDERRTPQTPAVAFFVDHYFSGKPLLDRLPKHDGDLVVLIDTTDEPTTDGIDTLTAQVRDALGLPAAVVGIGGGATMDSAKAVSNLLANPGKAEDFQGWDLLPGPGVFKVGVPTLSGTGAEGSRTCVMMNARKNLKLGMNSDHTVFDRLVLDPDLTTTAPRDQYFYTGMDTYIHNVESLSGHYRHGMADAFARESLGLCREVFLGGDMQSETNREKLMIASYLGGSAIGNSYVGLVHPLSAGLSMVLHTHHCVGNCIVMNVMDEFYPAETEEFRRMVAAQGVSIPTGLCRDLPDSDIDRMYDATVIHAKPLANALGDDFLSVLTRDKVGQLFRRM, encoded by the coding sequence TTGCGTATCACCAAGACTGTCGGCCAGTACCTGTTCGGCCCCGGATCCTTCGACCACCTGGATTCCGTCATCGATGAGCGCCGCACCCCCCAAACCCCGGCGGTGGCGTTCTTTGTCGATCACTATTTCTCCGGCAAACCCCTCCTCGACCGACTGCCCAAGCACGATGGCGATCTGGTGGTCCTGATCGACACCACCGACGAGCCCACCACCGACGGCATCGACACGTTGACCGCCCAGGTGCGCGACGCCCTCGGCCTGCCGGCGGCGGTGGTCGGCATCGGCGGCGGGGCCACCATGGATTCCGCCAAGGCAGTGTCCAATTTGCTCGCCAATCCCGGCAAGGCCGAGGATTTCCAGGGCTGGGATCTGTTGCCGGGGCCGGGGGTGTTCAAGGTGGGCGTCCCCACCCTGTCGGGCACCGGGGCCGAAGGCTCGCGCACCTGCGTGATGATGAACGCGCGCAAGAACCTGAAGCTGGGAATGAACAGCGACCATACCGTGTTCGACCGGCTGGTTCTGGACCCCGATCTGACCACGACGGCGCCGCGCGACCAGTACTTCTATACCGGCATGGACACCTACATCCACAACGTGGAATCCCTGTCGGGGCACTACCGCCACGGCATGGCCGACGCCTTCGCCCGCGAGTCCCTCGGCCTGTGCCGCGAGGTCTTCCTGGGCGGCGACATGCAGTCGGAGACCAACCGCGAGAAGCTGATGATCGCCTCCTATCTCGGCGGTTCAGCCATCGGCAATTCCTATGTGGGGCTGGTCCATCCGTTGTCCGCCGGCCTGTCCATGGTGCTGCACACCCATCACTGCGTCGGCAACTGCATCGTCATGAACGTGATGGACGAGTTCTATCCGGCCGAGACCGAGGAATTCCGCCGCATGGTCGCCGCCCAGGGGGTCAGCATCCCCACCGGCCTGTGCCGCGACCTGCCCGATTCCGATATCGACCGCATGTACGACGCCACCGTCATCCACGCCAAGCCGCTGGCCAATGCGCTGGGCGACGATTTCCTGTCGGTCCTGACCCGTGACAAGGTCGGACAGCTGTTCCGCCGCATGTAG
- a CDS encoding N-acetylneuraminate synthase family protein, producing MNPQIQLGSHRIGRDTGPYVIAEIGVNHEGSLDTARRLIELAHQGGAHAAKFQTYKAEKIASRHSPAYWDLSKEPTTSQFQLFKKHDTFGDAEYLALAEHCRKVGIDFLSTPFDAEAVDFLDPLMPFFKIASADLTNVPMLRQIARKGKPVVLSTGASTLGEIDMAVEELRRAGAPAISLLHCVLNYPTPYASAHIGMIDGLMRAYPELVIGYSDHTLPDPAMAVLTAAVVKGARIIEKHFTHDKSLPGNDHYHAMDVEDLSRFTANLALLAQVEGSHHKAPLDSEAPARANARRSIVLARALRAGETVTEESITYKRPAHGVSPLHWDQVIGMTARIDLEEDHVLQWTDVLPNKEL from the coding sequence ATGAATCCGCAGATCCAACTGGGAAGCCACCGCATCGGCCGGGACACCGGGCCCTATGTCATCGCCGAGATCGGGGTCAATCACGAGGGATCGCTCGATACCGCCAGGCGGCTGATCGAACTGGCCCACCAAGGCGGGGCGCATGCCGCCAAGTTCCAGACCTACAAGGCGGAAAAGATCGCCTCGCGCCACAGTCCGGCCTATTGGGACCTGTCCAAGGAACCCACCACCAGCCAGTTCCAATTGTTCAAGAAGCACGACACCTTCGGCGACGCCGAGTACCTGGCCCTGGCCGAGCATTGCCGCAAGGTCGGCATCGACTTCCTCTCCACCCCCTTCGACGCCGAAGCGGTGGATTTCCTCGACCCGCTGATGCCGTTCTTCAAGATCGCCTCGGCCGATCTCACCAATGTGCCCATGCTGCGCCAAATTGCACGCAAGGGTAAGCCGGTGGTGCTGTCCACCGGCGCCTCGACCCTGGGTGAGATCGACATGGCGGTGGAGGAATTGCGCCGGGCCGGCGCCCCCGCCATCTCCCTGCTCCATTGCGTGCTGAACTACCCCACCCCCTACGCCAGCGCCCATATCGGCATGATCGACGGCCTGATGCGGGCCTATCCCGAGCTGGTGATCGGCTATTCCGACCACACCCTGCCCGATCCGGCCATGGCGGTGCTGACCGCCGCCGTGGTCAAGGGGGCGCGGATCATCGAGAAGCACTTCACCCACGACAAGAGTCTGCCCGGCAACGACCATTACCACGCCATGGACGTGGAAGACCTGTCGCGCTTCACCGCCAATCTGGCGCTTCTGGCCCAGGTGGAGGGATCGCATCACAAGGCACCGCTGGACTCGGAAGCGCCGGCCCGGGCCAACGCCCGGCGCTCCATCGTCCTGGCCCGGGCGCTGAGGGCGGGCGAGACCGTCACCGAGGAATCCATCACCTATAAGCGCCCTGCCCATGGCGTCAGCCCGCTGCACTGGGATCAGGTGATCGGCATGACGGCGCGGATCGATCTGGAAGAGGATCACGTGCTGCAATGGACGGATGTTCTCCCTAATAAGGAACTCTAA
- a CDS encoding class I SAM-dependent methyltransferase: MTPKYPRYQDYVIRDGRLVGEFEDMYRDFDDPWHQVADETWATERAVGICYLQRLQTRLGARKVVELGCGLGRYSARIAGTGLQTIGLDISSTAVERARRECPGPGFEVGRLSDYDLLRTLAPDVIVMAEITWYVLDQLDDFLTFLRTDLPACSLVHLLTTYAPGKQVYGRDYFTDLPGILQRFGMHYFEFGQISQPDGGAKTFFAGTWHADKLAEW, encoded by the coding sequence GTGACGCCGAAATATCCCCGTTATCAGGATTACGTGATCAGGGATGGCCGCCTGGTTGGCGAGTTCGAGGATATGTACCGAGACTTTGACGATCCCTGGCATCAGGTCGCCGATGAAACCTGGGCGACCGAACGGGCCGTCGGCATTTGCTACCTGCAGCGGCTGCAAACCCGTCTCGGAGCCCGCAAGGTGGTCGAATTGGGGTGCGGTCTCGGCCGTTACAGCGCCAGGATCGCCGGGACCGGACTCCAAACCATCGGACTTGATATTTCCAGCACCGCCGTGGAGCGCGCACGGCGTGAATGCCCAGGACCCGGTTTCGAGGTCGGCCGGCTCTCCGATTACGATCTGCTGCGGACCCTGGCCCCCGACGTCATCGTGATGGCCGAGATCACCTGGTATGTTCTCGACCAATTGGATGATTTCCTTACCTTTCTCCGCACGGACCTTCCCGCCTGTTCCCTGGTTCACCTGCTGACGACCTATGCGCCGGGAAAGCAGGTTTACGGCCGCGACTACTTCACCGATCTTCCCGGCATATTGCAGCGTTTTGGCATGCACTATTTCGAATTCGGTCAGATTTCCCAACCCGATGGTGGCGCCAAGACCTTCTTCGCCGGCACCTGGCACGCCGATAAGCTGGCGGAGTGGTGA